The Paraburkholderia acidisoli genome contains a region encoding:
- the trxB gene encoding thioredoxin-disulfide reductase → MPATKHAKVLILGSGPAGYTAAVYAARANLSPLLVTGLAQGGQLMTTTDVENWPADPNGVQGPELMQRFLEHAERFNTEIVFDHIHTAKLEEKPIRLIGDSGEYTCDSLIIATGASAQYLGLPSEELYMGRGVSACATCDGFFYRNQHVAVVGGGNTAVEEALYLSGIAKKVTVIHRRDKFRAEPILIDRLLEKEKEGVVEIKWNHVLDEVKGNEGGVNGLRIKSTETGTTTDIDLQGLFVAIGHKPNTDIFEGQLTMKNGYIITNGGLSGNATGTSVPGVFAAGDVQDHVYRQAITSAGTGCMAALDAQRYLESVHELGQAHVMSAEADR, encoded by the coding sequence ATGCCCGCTACCAAACACGCCAAAGTCCTGATTCTCGGTTCCGGCCCCGCCGGTTACACGGCGGCCGTCTACGCGGCGCGCGCGAACCTTTCGCCGCTGCTCGTCACCGGTCTGGCGCAGGGCGGCCAGCTCATGACCACCACCGACGTGGAAAACTGGCCCGCGGACCCGAATGGCGTGCAAGGCCCCGAACTCATGCAGCGTTTCCTCGAGCACGCTGAACGCTTCAACACGGAAATCGTGTTCGATCACATTCACACGGCCAAGCTCGAAGAAAAGCCCATTCGCCTGATCGGCGACTCGGGCGAGTACACCTGCGATTCGCTGATCATCGCGACCGGCGCTTCGGCGCAATACCTCGGCCTGCCGAGCGAAGAGCTGTACATGGGCCGCGGCGTGTCGGCGTGCGCCACCTGCGACGGCTTCTTCTATCGCAACCAGCACGTGGCCGTGGTGGGCGGCGGCAACACGGCCGTGGAAGAAGCGCTGTACCTCTCGGGCATCGCGAAGAAGGTCACGGTGATCCACCGCCGCGACAAGTTCCGCGCCGAGCCGATCCTCATCGACCGTCTGCTGGAAAAAGAGAAGGAAGGCGTGGTCGAGATCAAGTGGAACCACGTGCTCGACGAAGTGAAGGGCAACGAAGGCGGCGTGAACGGCCTGCGCATCAAGAGCACGGAAACGGGCACGACCACCGACATCGACCTGCAGGGCCTGTTCGTCGCGATCGGCCACAAGCCGAACACCGACATCTTCGAAGGCCAGCTGACGATGAAGAACGGCTACATCATCACGAACGGCGGCCTGAGCGGCAATGCCACGGGCACGAGCGTGCCGGGCGTGTTCGCGGCCGGCGATGTGCAGGACCACGTGTATCGCCAGGCCATCACGAGCGCGGGCACGGGCTGCATGGCCGCGCTCGACGCGCAGCGCTATCTGGAAAGCGTGCACGAACTCGGCCAGGCGCACGTGATGAGCGCCGAAGCCGACCGCTAA
- a CDS encoding Smr/MutS family protein, whose translation MPKNKPHPGEPRRAAPARPAPPPTPDPQELAQAASAQSGFAGLGSLRDALKVQTRQRERERAIEKAARTEAAADSDLFRREIGSVAPLKPPMRALPRREAPVPLPLQTRLDEQAVLHEAISDDFDPEAYLDTSDSLFYHRPGVSAEVVKKLRRGAWIVQAQLDLHGLRREEAREALQNFIREAGKRGLRCVRVIHGKGLGSVGKEPVLKGKVRAWLVQKEEVIAFCEARPHDGGAGAVLVLLQPHSHSHAQPRQSP comes from the coding sequence ATGCCCAAGAACAAGCCCCATCCGGGCGAGCCGCGCCGCGCCGCGCCCGCGCGACCTGCGCCGCCACCCACCCCCGATCCGCAGGAACTCGCGCAAGCCGCCAGCGCGCAGTCGGGGTTCGCCGGACTCGGCAGCCTGCGCGACGCGCTTAAAGTGCAGACGCGCCAACGCGAACGCGAGCGCGCGATCGAGAAAGCCGCGCGCACCGAAGCCGCTGCGGACAGCGACCTGTTTCGCCGCGAGATCGGTTCGGTCGCGCCGCTCAAGCCGCCCATGCGTGCGCTGCCGCGCCGCGAGGCGCCCGTGCCGCTGCCGCTGCAAACGCGCCTCGATGAACAGGCCGTGCTGCACGAAGCGATCTCCGACGACTTCGATCCCGAGGCGTATCTCGACACCAGCGACTCGCTGTTCTATCACCGCCCCGGCGTGAGCGCCGAAGTCGTGAAGAAGCTGCGGCGCGGCGCGTGGATCGTGCAGGCGCAGCTCGACCTGCACGGCCTGCGCCGCGAGGAAGCCCGCGAGGCGCTGCAGAACTTCATCCGCGAAGCGGGCAAGCGCGGGCTGCGCTGCGTGCGCGTGATCCACGGCAAGGGGCTGGGTTCGGTCGGCAAGGAACCCGTGCTCAAGGGCAAGGTGCGCGCGTGGCTCGTGCAGAAGGAAGAAGTGATCGCGTTTTGCGAGGCGCGTCCGCACGACGGCGGCGCGGGCGCGGTGCTCGTGTTGTTACAGCCGCACTCGCATTCCCACGCGCAGCCTCGGCAGTCGCCCTGA
- a CDS encoding ABC transporter ATP-binding protein — protein MASLSIRDVYKTYPNGVPVLKGVNIDIEDGQFLILVGGSGCGKSTLLNMIAGLETVTKGEIMMDGKVVNNLSPKDRDIAMVFQSYALYPSMTVRENISFGLNIRKVPKAEQTQIVDRVSNMLQIQHLLDRKPGQLSGGQRQRVAMGRALARDPIMFLFDEPLSNLDAKLRIEMRSEIKLLHQRVGKTIVYVTHDQIEAMTLGDRIAVMKDGIVQQFGAPQDIYDSPSNLFVAGFIGAPPMNFINGRLVEQGSGVGIELDTGVARNVLNLPFDANKLRGHIGQDVVLGLRPERITDARSSHDGHGHELQRHTVKVDVIEPTGPDTLVFAQVNGKRVVSRVHPGANPQPLNNMDLLFDVSKAVLFDPKTEERIA, from the coding sequence ATGGCAAGCCTTTCCATTCGCGACGTCTACAAGACCTACCCGAACGGGGTGCCCGTCCTCAAGGGCGTGAACATCGACATCGAAGACGGCCAGTTCCTGATTCTGGTCGGCGGCTCGGGCTGCGGGAAGTCCACGCTGCTCAACATGATCGCGGGTCTCGAAACCGTGACCAAGGGCGAGATCATGATGGACGGCAAGGTGGTGAACAACCTCTCGCCGAAGGACCGCGACATCGCGATGGTGTTCCAGTCGTACGCGCTGTATCCGTCGATGACGGTGCGCGAGAACATCTCGTTCGGCCTGAACATCCGCAAGGTGCCGAAGGCCGAGCAGACGCAGATCGTCGACCGCGTGTCGAACATGCTGCAGATCCAGCATCTGCTCGACCGCAAGCCGGGCCAGCTCTCGGGCGGCCAGCGCCAGCGCGTCGCCATGGGCCGCGCGCTCGCCCGCGACCCCATCATGTTCCTGTTCGACGAACCGCTCTCGAACCTCGACGCCAAGCTGCGTATCGAGATGCGTTCGGAAATCAAGCTGCTGCATCAGCGCGTGGGCAAGACCATCGTCTACGTGACGCACGACCAGATCGAAGCCATGACGCTCGGCGACCGCATCGCCGTGATGAAGGACGGCATCGTGCAGCAGTTCGGCGCGCCGCAGGACATCTACGACTCGCCGTCGAACCTGTTCGTCGCGGGCTTCATCGGCGCGCCGCCGATGAACTTCATCAACGGCCGTCTGGTGGAGCAGGGCTCGGGCGTGGGCATCGAACTCGACACGGGCGTCGCGCGCAACGTGCTGAACCTGCCGTTCGACGCGAACAAGCTGCGCGGCCATATCGGCCAGGACGTGGTGCTGGGCCTGCGCCCGGAACGCATCACCGACGCGCGCAGCTCGCACGACGGCCATGGCCACGAACTCCAGCGCCACACGGTGAAGGTCGACGTGATCGAGCCGACCGGCCCGGACACGCTGGTGTTCGCGCAGGTCAACGGCAAGCGCGTGGTGAGCCGCGTGCACCCGGGCGCGAATCCGCAGCCGCTCAACAACATGGACCTGCTGTTCGACGTCTCGAAGGCCGTGCTGTTCGACCCGAAGACGGAAGAGCGCATCGCGTAA
- a CDS encoding carbohydrate ABC transporter permease: MQPKMKLSRVFVYAALILFALYFLFPLYVMLSTSFKSLDQIHTGNMLTLPTSPTFAPWIKAWSEACTGVRCDGMQPFFMNSVKMVIPAVLISSIIGAFNGYVLTHWRFRGADALFTMLLVGCFIPFQAILLPMARVEGYFGLSNTIGGLVLVHVVYGIAFTTMFFRNFYVSVPAELVKAARIDGAGFFTIFSKIMMPLSLPIFMVCLIWQFTQIWNDFLFGIVFSGVDSMPITVALNNLVNTSTGVKEYNVDMAGAIIAALPTLLVYVIAGRYFVRGLTAGAVKG; encoded by the coding sequence ATGCAGCCTAAGATGAAGCTGAGCCGCGTGTTCGTCTATGCGGCGCTGATCCTGTTCGCGTTGTACTTCCTGTTCCCGCTCTACGTGATGCTGTCGACGTCGTTCAAGTCGCTCGACCAGATTCACACGGGCAACATGCTCACGCTGCCCACGAGCCCGACCTTCGCGCCGTGGATCAAGGCGTGGAGCGAAGCCTGTACCGGCGTGCGCTGCGACGGCATGCAGCCGTTCTTCATGAACTCCGTGAAGATGGTGATCCCGGCCGTGCTGATCTCGTCGATCATCGGCGCGTTCAACGGCTACGTGCTCACGCACTGGCGCTTTCGTGGCGCGGACGCGCTGTTCACGATGCTGCTCGTGGGCTGCTTCATTCCGTTCCAGGCCATTCTTCTGCCGATGGCGCGCGTGGAAGGTTATTTCGGCCTCTCGAACACGATCGGCGGTCTGGTGCTGGTGCACGTGGTCTACGGTATCGCCTTCACCACCATGTTCTTCCGCAACTTCTACGTGAGCGTGCCGGCCGAACTCGTGAAGGCCGCGCGGATCGACGGGGCCGGCTTCTTCACGATCTTCAGCAAGATCATGATGCCGCTCTCGTTGCCCATCTTCATGGTGTGCCTGATCTGGCAATTCACGCAGATCTGGAATGACTTCCTGTTCGGCATCGTGTTCTCGGGCGTCGATTCGATGCCGATCACGGTCGCGCTGAACAATCTCGTGAACACGTCCACGGGCGTGAAGGAATACAACGTCGACATGGCCGGCGCGATCATCGCCGCGCTGCCCACGCTGCTCGTCTACGTGATCGCCGGCCGCTATTTCGTGCGCGGCCTCACGGCGGGCGCGGTGAAGGGCTAA
- a CDS encoding carbohydrate ABC transporter permease: MTASLSGNGKAATPAPRRASPMAALADRWIPKLVLSPSILISIVFVYGFILVTGYLSLSSSRLMPRYDFAGFDRYSELFSNDVWWTSAQNLGWFGIPFIAICVVLGLLLAILLDQQIRQEGALRAVFLYPMALSYIVTGTAWQWIFNPDLGIQQVLHQWGWTSFQLDWLNDPDKAIFCIVVAAVWQSTGFCMALFLAGLRGVDAEIFKAAQVDGATLPTIYRKIVIPSMRPVFFSVLLILCHITIKTFDLVVALTAGGPGTSSSLPAIFMYTFSFNRGQLGVGAASSMMMLATVVAVLVPLMYLESRSTRNAA, translated from the coding sequence GTGACTGCTTCTCTTAGCGGCAACGGCAAGGCGGCCACGCCTGCCCCACGCCGCGCGTCGCCGATGGCGGCGCTCGCAGACCGCTGGATTCCGAAGCTGGTGCTTTCACCCAGCATTCTGATCAGCATCGTATTCGTCTACGGCTTCATTCTCGTCACCGGCTATCTGTCGCTGTCCAGTTCGCGACTGATGCCGCGTTACGACTTCGCGGGCTTCGACCGCTACAGCGAGCTGTTCTCCAACGACGTCTGGTGGACGTCGGCGCAGAACCTCGGCTGGTTCGGCATTCCGTTCATCGCGATCTGCGTGGTCCTCGGGCTGTTGCTCGCGATCCTGCTCGACCAGCAGATCCGCCAGGAAGGCGCGCTGCGCGCGGTGTTCCTCTATCCGATGGCGCTCTCGTACATCGTGACGGGCACGGCATGGCAGTGGATCTTCAACCCCGACCTCGGCATCCAGCAGGTGCTGCACCAGTGGGGCTGGACGAGTTTCCAGCTCGACTGGCTCAACGACCCGGACAAGGCCATTTTCTGTATCGTGGTCGCGGCGGTGTGGCAGTCCACGGGCTTCTGCATGGCGCTGTTCCTCGCGGGCCTGCGCGGCGTGGACGCGGAAATCTTCAAGGCGGCCCAGGTCGACGGCGCGACGCTGCCCACGATCTACCGCAAGATCGTCATTCCGAGCATGCGTCCGGTGTTTTTCTCGGTGCTGCTCATTCTCTGCCACATCACGATCAAGACGTTCGACCTCGTGGTGGCGCTCACCGCGGGCGGTCCGGGCACGTCGTCTTCGCTGCCGGCCATCTTCATGTACACGTTTTCGTTCAATCGCGGGCAGCTCGGCGTCGGCGCGGCCTCGTCGATGATGATGCTCGCAACGGTGGTGGCCGTGCTCGTGCCGCTCATGTATCTGGAATCGAGGAGCACGCGCAATGCAGCCTAA
- a CDS encoding ABC transporter substrate-binding protein codes for MKFRAIMGALCAAGLLGSVATAQAAESLEVLHWWTSGGESKAVGVLKDDMQKQGYVWKDFAVAGGAGAAAMTALKTQVISGNAPTAAQIKGPLIQEWAEQGVLAPIDSAATDWKANLPPQIDKIMHADGHYVAAPFSVHRVNWVWINKAALDKVGAKPPTTWPEFFAVADKLKAAGIQPVAAGGQPWQDLTLWEDVVLSQGADFYKKAIVDLDQKTLTSQQMVGVFDTVRKIESYMDNGRTGRDWNLATAMVINGKAGMQFMGDWAKGEFANANKQPGTDYICAPVPGTAKGYTFNVDSFVFFQQKGQKAATPGQLALAKTIMSPAFQEQFSLYKGSIPVRLGVDMSKFDACGKQSYADEQTAIKSGGYVPSLAHGMAQPDATAGAITDVVTKFMNSNQDSKSAVEALAKAAKTK; via the coding sequence ATGAAATTCCGCGCGATCATGGGCGCCCTGTGCGCCGCAGGTCTGTTGGGCAGCGTCGCCACGGCGCAAGCGGCCGAGTCTCTCGAAGTGCTGCATTGGTGGACGTCGGGCGGCGAATCGAAAGCCGTCGGCGTGCTCAAGGACGACATGCAGAAGCAGGGCTATGTGTGGAAGGACTTCGCGGTCGCCGGTGGCGCGGGCGCGGCGGCCATGACCGCACTGAAGACCCAGGTGATCTCGGGCAACGCGCCCACGGCCGCCCAGATCAAGGGTCCGCTGATCCAGGAATGGGCTGAGCAAGGCGTGCTCGCACCGATCGATTCGGCCGCGACCGACTGGAAGGCCAACCTGCCGCCGCAGATCGACAAGATCATGCACGCCGACGGTCACTACGTTGCCGCGCCGTTCTCGGTGCACCGCGTGAACTGGGTGTGGATCAACAAGGCAGCGCTCGACAAGGTCGGTGCGAAGCCGCCCACCACGTGGCCGGAATTCTTCGCGGTCGCCGACAAGCTCAAGGCCGCGGGCATCCAGCCGGTCGCCGCCGGCGGTCAGCCGTGGCAAGACCTGACGCTGTGGGAAGACGTGGTCCTCTCGCAAGGCGCCGACTTCTACAAGAAGGCCATCGTCGATCTCGACCAGAAGACCCTCACGTCGCAGCAGATGGTCGGCGTGTTCGACACGGTCCGCAAGATCGAGTCGTACATGGATAACGGCCGCACGGGCCGCGACTGGAACCTCGCCACGGCCATGGTCATCAACGGCAAGGCCGGCATGCAGTTCATGGGCGACTGGGCCAAGGGCGAATTCGCGAACGCGAACAAGCAGCCGGGCACGGACTACATCTGCGCACCGGTGCCGGGCACGGCGAAGGGCTACACGTTCAACGTCGACTCGTTCGTGTTCTTCCAGCAGAAGGGCCAGAAGGCGGCCACGCCGGGTCAGCTCGCGCTCGCGAAGACCATCATGTCGCCGGCGTTCCAGGAGCAGTTCAGCCTGTACAAGGGCTCGATCCCGGTCCGTCTGGGCGTGGACATGAGCAAGTTCGACGCATGCGGCAAGCAGTCGTACGCCGACGAACAAACGGCGATCAAGTCGGGCGGCTATGTGCCGTCGCTCGCTCACGGCATGGCTCAGCCTGACGCCACGGCCGGCGCGATCACCGACGTCGTCACGAAGTTCATGAACTCGAACCAGGATTCGAAGAGCGCGGTGGAAGCGCTCGCGAAGGCTGCGAAGACGAAGTAA
- the zwf gene encoding glucose-6-phosphate dehydrogenase, with protein sequence MQNQTDSGFTFVLFGATGDLSMRKILPALYEAHRSNMLAPAGKIVGVARHEEDRAAYIQWVDEHVKPHVTKNGGFDEAAWASFLERIVYVKLDLSRAEDFTHLRDGIAELPGIRVFYLATGPSLFVPICRALATVGLNQNSRVVLEKPLGYDLKSSNAINDAVGEIFAEEQIYRIDHYLGKEPVQNLLALRFGNALFEPLWRREWVESIQITIAEELGVEARGDFYDNTGALRDMVQNHLLQLLSIVAMEPPHSMDSDSVRDEKLRVLRALKPIEPLDINKVAVRGQYHAGVIRGQAVPAYATEHGVKPDSRTETFVALKVEIENWRWAGVPFFLRTGKRLADRVAEIVVNFRPVPHSALGAPALRAGANRLVIRLQPNENIRLYCLAKQPGEGMNLASVHLDLAFDQFFREGQMEAYQRLLLDVINGRLALFVRRDEQEAAWKWVEPILNEWAAAPRPPKPYAAGTWGPAAASAMLAQHGTCWLEEEN encoded by the coding sequence ATGCAAAACCAGACCGATTCAGGTTTCACGTTCGTGCTCTTCGGCGCCACCGGCGACCTGTCGATGCGCAAGATTCTCCCGGCCCTGTATGAAGCGCACCGCTCGAACATGCTCGCGCCGGCCGGGAAGATCGTGGGCGTCGCGCGCCACGAAGAGGACCGTGCGGCCTATATCCAGTGGGTGGACGAGCACGTCAAGCCGCATGTCACGAAAAACGGCGGGTTCGACGAGGCCGCCTGGGCGAGCTTTCTCGAACGCATCGTCTATGTGAAGCTCGATCTCTCGCGCGCCGAAGATTTCACGCACCTGCGCGACGGCATCGCCGAGCTGCCCGGGATTCGCGTGTTCTATCTGGCCACGGGTCCCTCGCTGTTCGTGCCGATCTGCCGCGCGCTCGCCACGGTGGGCCTGAACCAGAATTCGCGCGTCGTGCTCGAAAAGCCGCTCGGCTACGACCTCAAGTCGTCGAACGCGATCAACGACGCCGTGGGCGAGATCTTCGCCGAAGAGCAGATCTACCGCATCGACCATTACCTCGGTAAAGAACCGGTGCAGAACCTGCTCGCGCTGCGCTTCGGCAATGCGCTGTTCGAACCGCTGTGGCGCCGCGAATGGGTGGAGAGCATCCAGATCACCATCGCCGAGGAACTGGGCGTGGAAGCGCGCGGCGACTTTTATGACAACACCGGCGCATTGCGCGACATGGTGCAAAATCACCTGTTGCAGTTGCTGTCGATCGTCGCCATGGAGCCGCCGCATTCGATGGACTCCGACTCGGTGCGCGACGAGAAGCTGCGCGTGCTGCGCGCGCTCAAGCCCATCGAGCCGCTCGACATCAACAAGGTCGCGGTGCGCGGCCAGTATCACGCGGGCGTGATCCGCGGCCAGGCGGTGCCCGCCTACGCCACGGAGCACGGCGTGAAGCCGGACAGCCGCACGGAAACCTTTGTCGCGCTCAAGGTCGAGATCGAGAACTGGCGCTGGGCGGGCGTGCCCTTTTTCCTGCGCACCGGCAAGCGTCTCGCCGACCGCGTGGCCGAGATCGTCGTGAACTTCCGCCCGGTGCCGCATTCGGCGCTCGGCGCGCCGGCATTGCGCGCGGGCGCGAACCGGCTCGTGATCCGCCTGCAGCCGAACGAGAACATCCGCCTCTACTGCCTCGCGAAGCAGCCCGGCGAAGGCATGAACCTCGCGAGCGTGCATCTCGATCTCGCGTTCGACCAGTTCTTCCGCGAAGGCCAGATGGAGGCGTATCAGCGCTTGTTGCTCGACGTGATCAACGGCCGCCTCGCCCTCTTCGTGCGCCGCGACGAACAGGAAGCGGCGTGGAAGTGGGTCGAGCCCATCCTGAACGAATGGGCCGCCGCACCGCGTCCGCCCAAGCCGTACGCGGCGGGCACGTGGGGACCGGCGGCGGCGAGCGCGATGCTCGCGCAGCACGGCACCTGCTGGCTCGAGGAAGAGAACTGA
- the pgl gene encoding 6-phosphogluconolactonase, which yields MIELHVFDDPRVQSDALARAVGDALHASLAAQTAAPGGAVNRATLAVSGGTSPRPFLEGLSTHRFEWAHIDVTLVDDRWVPESDSASNARLVRETLLRHEAAQARFLPLVDVTQELDAHVAALNADATRLLPNVAVLGMGEDGHTASIFADAPEWQEAITTARPFVAVHPQAAPHARVSWSMQALRQVDRLFLLIAGQRKLEVLQQAAAAEQNNAISRLANDKGVRLDVYWCAN from the coding sequence GTGATCGAGCTTCACGTATTCGACGACCCGCGCGTCCAATCCGACGCGCTGGCGCGAGCCGTGGGCGACGCGCTACATGCGTCGCTCGCGGCTCAGACAGCGGCGCCCGGCGGCGCGGTGAACCGCGCCACGCTCGCCGTCTCGGGCGGCACGAGCCCGCGGCCGTTTCTCGAAGGCTTGTCGACGCATCGTTTCGAGTGGGCGCATATCGACGTCACGCTCGTCGACGACCGCTGGGTGCCCGAAAGCGACAGCGCGAGCAACGCGCGCCTCGTGCGCGAGACGCTGCTCCGGCACGAAGCCGCGCAGGCGCGTTTCCTGCCGCTCGTCGACGTGACGCAGGAACTCGACGCCCACGTGGCCGCGCTCAACGCCGACGCCACGCGCCTGCTGCCGAACGTGGCCGTGCTGGGCATGGGCGAGGACGGCCACACCGCCTCGATCTTCGCCGACGCGCCCGAATGGCAGGAAGCCATCACCACGGCGCGCCCGTTCGTGGCCGTGCATCCGCAGGCCGCGCCGCACGCGCGCGTCTCGTGGTCGATGCAGGCGCTGCGCCAGGTCGACCGCCTCTTTCTGCTGATCGCGGGACAACGCAAGCTCGAAGTGCTGCAACAGGCCGCTGCGGCCGAACAAAACAACGCCATTTCCAGACTGGCGAACGACAAGGGAGTGAGACTCGATGTCTACTGGTGTGCCAACTAA
- a CDS encoding bifunctional transcriptional regulator/glucokinase — protein MSTGVPTKTAPTAGQHADGPRLLADIGGTNARFALETAPGEIGQVRVYPCAQYPGVAEVIQQYLKDTKIGRVNHAAIAIANPVDGDQVRMTNHDWTFSIEATRRALGFDTLLVVNDFTALAMALPGLTDSQRVQVGGGQRRQNSVIGLLGPGTGLGVSGLIPADDRWIALGSEGGHASFSPQDEREDLVLQLARTKWPHVSFERVCAGPGIELIYRALAGRDKKKLAAEPIDPADIVKLAHDGDALALETVECFCGILGSFAGNIAMTLGSLGGIYVGGGVVPRLGELFTRSSFRQRFEAKGRFDAYLANVPTYVITAEYPAFLGVSAILAEQLSNRAGGGSSAVFERIRQMRDALTPAERRVADLALNHPRSIINDPIVDIARKADVSQPTVIRFCRSLGCQGLSDFKLKLATGLTGTIPVSHSQVHLGDTATDFGAKVLDNTVSAILQLREHLNFEHVEQAITLLNGARRIEFYGLGNSHIVAQDAHYKFFRFGIPTIAYGDLYMQAASAALLGKGDVIVAVSKSGRAPELLRVLDVAMQAGAKVIAITSSNTPLAKRATVALETDHIEMRESQLSMISRILHLLMIDILAVGVAIRRASPDANVNNAVEKAREHADDDASAVLDWLSHGASPSARE, from the coding sequence ATGTCTACTGGTGTGCCAACTAAAACTGCCCCCACCGCGGGCCAGCACGCCGACGGACCGAGGCTGCTCGCCGATATCGGCGGAACCAACGCGCGCTTCGCGCTGGAGACGGCGCCCGGCGAGATCGGCCAGGTGCGCGTGTATCCGTGTGCGCAGTATCCGGGCGTCGCGGAAGTCATCCAGCAGTATCTGAAAGACACGAAGATCGGCCGCGTCAATCACGCGGCCATCGCCATCGCGAACCCGGTCGACGGCGACCAGGTGCGCATGACCAATCACGACTGGACCTTCTCGATCGAAGCCACGCGCCGCGCGCTCGGCTTCGACACGCTGCTGGTCGTGAACGACTTCACCGCGCTCGCCATGGCGCTGCCCGGCCTGACCGACTCGCAGCGCGTGCAGGTGGGCGGCGGCCAGCGCCGCCAGAACAGCGTGATCGGCCTGCTCGGGCCGGGCACGGGTCTGGGCGTCTCGGGCCTGATTCCCGCCGACGACCGCTGGATCGCGCTCGGCAGCGAAGGCGGCCACGCCAGCTTTTCGCCCCAGGACGAACGCGAAGACCTCGTGCTCCAGCTCGCGCGCACGAAGTGGCCGCACGTGTCGTTCGAGCGCGTTTGCGCGGGTCCCGGCATCGAGCTGATCTATCGCGCGCTCGCGGGCCGCGACAAGAAGAAGCTGGCCGCCGAGCCCATCGATCCGGCCGACATCGTCAAGCTCGCGCACGACGGCGACGCGCTCGCGCTCGAAACCGTCGAATGCTTCTGCGGCATTCTCGGCAGCTTCGCGGGCAACATCGCCATGACGCTCGGCTCGCTCGGCGGCATCTACGTGGGCGGCGGCGTCGTGCCGCGCCTCGGCGAGCTGTTCACGCGCTCGTCGTTCCGCCAGCGCTTCGAGGCGAAGGGCCGCTTCGACGCCTATCTCGCCAACGTGCCCACCTACGTGATCACGGCGGAATATCCGGCGTTCCTCGGCGTTTCGGCGATTCTCGCGGAGCAGCTGTCCAATCGCGCGGGCGGCGGGTCTTCCGCCGTGTTCGAGCGCATTCGCCAGATGCGCGACGCGCTCACGCCCGCCGAGCGCCGCGTGGCCGATCTCGCGCTGAATCACCCGCGTTCGATCATCAACGATCCGATCGTCGACATCGCACGCAAGGCCGACGTGAGCCAGCCCACGGTCATCCGCTTCTGCCGCTCGCTCGGCTGCCAGGGTCTCTCGGACTTCAAGCTCAAGCTCGCCACGGGTTTGACGGGCACGATTCCGGTGAGCCACAGCCAGGTGCATCTCGGCGATACGGCCACGGACTTCGGCGCGAAGGTGCTCGACAACACCGTCTCGGCCATCTTGCAGCTGCGCGAGCATCTGAACTTCGAGCACGTGGAGCAGGCCATCACGCTGCTCAACGGCGCGCGCCGCATCGAGTTCTACGGGCTCGGCAACTCGCATATCGTCGCGCAGGACGCGCACTACAAGTTCTTCCGCTTCGGCATTCCGACCATCGCGTATGGCGACCTGTACATGCAGGCGGCTTCCGCCGCGCTGCTCGGCAAGGGCGACGTGATCGTGGCCGTGTCGAAGTCGGGCCGCGCGCCGGAACTGCTGCGCGTGCTCGACGTGGCGATGCAGGCGGGCGCGAAGGTGATCGCCATCACTTCGAGCAACACGCCGCTCGCCAAGCGCGCGACGGTGGCGCTCGAAACGGATCACATCGAAATGCGCGAGTCGCAGCTCTCGATGATCTCGCGCATTCTGCATCTGCTGATGATCGACATCCTCGCGGTGGGTGTTGCGATTCGCCGCGCCTCGCCGGACGCCAACGTGAACAACGCCGTCGAAAAAGCGCGCGAGCACGCGGACGACGACGCCTCGGCGGTACTCGACTGGCTGAGCCACGGCGCGTCGCCTTCGGCGCGCGAGTGA